Proteins encoded by one window of Channa argus isolate prfri chromosome 1, Channa argus male v1.0, whole genome shotgun sequence:
- the ggps1 gene encoding geranylgeranyl pyrophosphate synthase isoform X2, producing the protein MDSEAEGASERILLEPYKYLLQLPGKQVRTKLAQAFNHWLNVPEDKLQVIIEVTEMLHNASLLIDDIEDSSKLRRGFPVAHSIYGIPSVINSANYVYFLGLEKVLTLEHPKAVKVFTQQLLELHRGQGLDIHWRDTYTCPTEQEYRSMVLQKTGGLFGLAVGLMQLFSIWKQDLKPLLDTLGLFFQIRDDYANLSSREYSENKSFCEDLTEGKFSFPTIHAIWSRPESTQVQNILRQRTENMDIKRYCVDYLEKVGSFAYTRQTLRNLEAEAYRLIRNFGGNPQLESLVKHLSQMHHEAEATAEKSTEPHSSHNH; encoded by the exons GAAAGCAGGTGCGAACAAAACTCGCCCAAGCATTCAACCACTGGCTCAATGTTCCCGAGGACAAACTGCAG GTGATCATTGAGGTGACTGAGATGCTGCACAATGCCAGCTTGCTCATAGATGACATTGAGGACAGCTCCAAGTTGCGGCGAGGTTTCCCCGTGGCCCACAGCATTTATGGCATCCCCTCTGTTATCAACTCTGCCAACTATGTCTACTTTTTAGGTTTGGAGAAGGTGCTGACTCTTGAGCACCCCAAAGCTGTCAAAGTGTTTACTCAGCAGCTGCTAGAGCTACATCGTGGTCAGGGCCTGGACATCCACTGGAGGGACACCTACACCTGTCCCACTGAACAGGAGTACcgcagcatggtgctgcagaaaACTGGAGGGCTCTTTGGCCTGGCTGTGGGACTGATGCAGCTCTTCTCAATTTGGAAACAGGACCTGAAACCCCTCCTGGACACACTGGGGCTCTTTTTCCAGATCCGTGATGACTACGCCAACTTGAGCTCACGTGAGTACAGCGAGAACAAGAGCTTCTGTGAGGACCTGACTGAGGGCAAGTTCTCATTCCCCACTATTCATGCCATTTGGTCGCGTCCGGAGAGCACTCAGGTGCAGAACATCCTGAGGCAGCGCACAGAGAACATGGACATTAAAAGATACTGTGTGGACTACCTAGAGAAGGTAGGCTCATTTGCCTACACCCGTCAGACTTTGCGTAACCTAGAGGCTGAGGCCTACCGGCTTATCAGGAATTTTGGGGGAAACCCTCAGTTAGAGAGCCTGGTCAAACACCTCAGCCAAATGCATCATGAGGCCGAAGCCACAGCAGAGAAGAGCACTGAGCCACACTCCAGCCACAATCACTGA